CTCGGAGGCCGACGCGAAAAAACAATCGAGCCGGGTCCGCGTCGCGCGGTTCTCCTATCGCGCGAGCGGCATGGCCCGCGCCTACGGTGAGGCGGACGGCCACGTGAAGATCGTCGCCGATGAAGAACTGGGCGAAATCCTCGGCGCCGTCGTCATCGGTCCCCACGCAACGGACGTCATCCAGGAAATCACGCTCGCCATGCGCCACGAGTTGACTGTTGAGGAACTCGCCGAAACCATCCACGGGCACCCGACCTTCAGCGAAGGGGTGCTCGAGGCCGCCGAGGCCTGGCTCGGCCTGCCCATGCACGCCGTCGGCTGAGAACCATGGCCGAACTCACCTACCTCGACATCGGCCGCGAGGCCTACGAACCGACGCTCAGGCTCCAGAAACGCCTGGTCGAGCGGGTCAAGGCCGCCCCCAAAGAACGGGCTTACCTCGTTCTCGTCGAACACTTCCCGGCGGTGATTACCCTCGGCCGCGGCACGCGGGGCGCGCCCATTGTGGCCTCGCGCGACCGCCTTCGGGCCGAGGGCATCGAGGTCCACGAATCGAGCCGCGGCGGCGACGTCACCTATCACGGGCCCGGCCAAGTCGTGGGCTACCCGATTCTGCGGCTGGACCTTCACGGTCGCGACGTCCATCGGTACTTGCGGGACCTGGAGGAGGTGCTGATCCGCCTCCTGGCGCGGTTCGGCGTCGAAGGCCGGCGCTCCGAGGGACTCACGGGCGTGTGGGTGGGCGGCGAGAAGGTGGCGGCCATCGGCGTCGCCGTCACCCGCTGGGTTTCCTATCACGGCTTCGCGCTGAACGTCTCGACGAACCTCGGGCACTTCGACCTGATTGTGCCGTGCGGCATTCGCGGCTGCGGGGTGACGAGCCTGGAGCGGCTCCTGGGGCGCAAGGTCTCCGTTGCGGAGGTCAAAGCGCCCCTTGTAGAATGCCTGGTGGACGTTTTCGGATTCGACGGTGCGCGGGCCGGCTGCGTCTCGGAAGAATCGCCCGAAAAGGAAACCGGCGCGCGGCGCGCCGCGGGAGCAGAGCATGGGGCCTGAAGCATCGGCCGTGAAACGCGCGACGCGGTTCCCGCCGTGGATTAGGAAGCGCATCCCCGCGGGCGACGAGGCCGCACGCGTCCGCCGCCTGCTGACCGGCCTCGGCCTCGCGACCGTCTGCTCGGGCGCCCACTGTCCGAACCTCGCCGAATGTTACGCGCGCGGGACGGCGACATTTCTGATTCTCGGCGAATCGTGCACCCGCTCGTGCCGGTTTTGCGCGATACCGATGGCGGACCCCGGCCCGCCGCGCGAGGACGAACCGGAAGCGGTCGCCGAAGCCGCCGCGAGGCTGGGCCTCCGCCACATCGTCGTCACGAGCGTGACGCGCGACGACCTGGTGGACGGCGGGGCGGGGCACTTCGCCCGCACCATCTGCGCGGTCCGCGCCCGCCTGCCCCAGGCCGTCATCGAAGTCCTGACGCCCGACTTTCAAGGCTCGCGCGCGGCGCTGGATGCGGTCCTCGACGCGCGGCCGGACATCTTCAACCACAACGTGGAAACGGTTCCTCGCCTGTATCCGGCGATCCGGCCGGAGGCCGATTATCGCCGGAGCCTCGAAGTTCTCGCGTACGTCAAGCGGCAGGCGGAGGCTCGGGGCTTGAAAACGTGGACGAAAAGCGGCTTGATGGTGGGGCTGGGCGAGACGCCGGATGAGATGCGCGGGGTGCTGGGCGACCTGCGAGAGGCGGGGTGCGACATCGTGACGATCGGCCAATACCTTTCACCCTCGGCGGCGCACGCGCCGGTGGTCCGCTTCGTAGAGCCGGGCGAGTTCGAGGCGTGGGAGGCGGAGGCCCGCGCGATGGGTTTCCGCGCCGCGGCCTCCGGGCCGTTCGTCCGGTCGAGTTACGAGGCCGAACGCATCTTTCGCGAGCGCGCGGCGGGTTCGCCGCGGGGCTTGCCCCGCGCTGCCGAGCCGCCGCCGTGAGGCGGCGGTCACGTTCGCCGCCATGGCACATCCCAGGGTGGGGAACGTCGCCGCGACCTTACGGTCGCGGCTCGAAAGGCGCAAAGAGGTGCCGCCGGCTCGAAAGGCGCACGGAGTTTTTGAGGCGAGGAGCGCACGTATGGCCGTCGTGGAAGTGAAGTTGCCTCCGCTGGGCGACGACGCCGGCGAAGAGGCCCGCGTCTCGTTCTGGTACGTCGAGGCGGGCGAGCACGTCGAGAAGGACGACGACCTCGTGCAGATGATCACCGACAAGGCCACGTTCGACGTGCCGAGTCCCGTCGAAGGCAAAATCGTGAAACTCGTCGCCGACGAGGACGAGGAGATCAAGGTCGGCCAGGTCCTGTGCCGGATTGAAACCGAAAAGGGTTAGCGTGTCCGAAACGTTTCCAGGCCGGTTCATCGTGCTCGACGGGCCCGAAGGGTGCGGCAAGACGACCCAGGTCCAGCGCCTGGTCGCGCGTCTGCGCGAGCAAGGGCGCCAGGCCACAGCGGTCCGCGACCCTGGCTCGACGCCCGTCTCGGAGCGCATCCGCGAGGTCCTGCTGGACAGGCGCCTGCCGGACATGGATGCCCGCACGGAACTGTTCCTCTACATGGCGAGCCGGGCCGAAATGGTCGCGCGGATCGTCCGGCCGCTTCTCGAGGGCGGATTGGTCGTCGTCTCCGAAAGGTTCGTCTCGTCGAGCGTGGCGTACCAGGGCTTTGCGGGCGGCATCGAGCCGGCCCTCATCTGGGAGATGGGCCGCGTGGCGACCGGCGGCATCGAGCCGGACCTGACGATCATCCTCGACCTGGAGATCGAGGCCGGTTTCGCGCGGATCGCGCGGGCGCGCGACCGGATGGAATCCAAGGACCGGGCGTACCACGAGAAGGTCCGCCAGGGGTTCCTGGCGATGGCGAGCGAGCGGCCGGACCGGTTTGTCGTCGTGGACGCTTCGCGCGCGCCGGACGCGGTCGCCCGCGACATCGAATCGGCGGTGAAACGTGTCCTTCGATAAGGTCAAGCATCAGAAAGGCGCGGTTCGGGCGCTGCGTGCGGCCGTGGGGTCCGACCGCATGCCGCACGCCTTTCTTTTCGCCGGCCCGCGCGGCGTCGGGAAAGGCCTGGCGGCGCGGGAACTGGCGAAGGTGCTCCTCTGCGAAACGCCGCGCGACGCCGGGCCCGACGGTCATGATTCGTGCGGTGCTTGTTCCTGCTGCGAGCGCGTGGAGCGCGGCACGCACCCCGACGTTTACTGGTTCCGCAAGGAGCCGGACCGCAACGATTTCCGCCTGGCGCTCGTGGCCCGGCGCGAAGGGAGCCCCGACCGCGTCGTGACCGAATCGGTGGTCCTCTCGCCGATGGAAGGGCCGCGGACCGTGACGGTGCTGGACGATGCGGAGTTGATGAACGAAGAGGCGGCGAACGCGCTCTTGAAGAGCCTCGAGGAACCGGCGCGCCACGCCGTCCTTATCCTCTTGTGCGCGGACGCTTCACGGCTGCCTGGGACGATCCTGTCGCGGTGCCAGTGGGTGCGTTTCCGGCCGCTTCCGGACGCGTTCGTCGCCGAGAAGGTGCGGGCGCTGCTGCTGCCCGAGGACGGGGCGGTTTCCGACGCGGAGGTCGCCTATGCCTCGCGTTTCGCGGGGGGGAGCATCGAGCGCGCCCTTTCGCTGGTCGGCAACGGCCTGTGGGACCTGAAGCGCGCCGTGGTGCCGCTCCTGGCGGAGATGGAGGAGTCGGCAGCGCTCGACATCGCGGAGCGCATCGCCGCCTGGTCGCGCGAGCGCGCCAAGGACGAGCGTGTCACGAACGAATCGCGTGAGGAAACCGCGCTGCGGCGCGAGGCGGCGCGGACGGCCCTGGCGGCCGTCGCGTCGGCCCTGCGCGACGCCCTCGTCCTGGCGACCGTGGGCGAGGAGACGCCGGCGCTCGTCAATGCCGACCAGACGGAGGCCATCCGCTCGCTGGCCGCGTGGCCCGGCGAGGCGCTTCTCCGGGCGGTCGGCCTCCTGGCGGACGCCCAGCGCCACATCAGCCGCTACGTCCACACGGAACTGGCGACCGAGAACGCCCTCATCCAGGTGAGCCGGCTCCGCGCCGTCCGCGCCGGCGCGTAGGGTGACTAGATTTTCTGGCAGGACCCATTTCCGAAGGTTGGCGTTCTCTAGTCCGTGTAGCGCGGGGGCCGCCACAGGCGGCCAAGGTTTATCCCCCGCGCTGCCCAGACGGCCGAAAGCGGTCCGCGCGGGGCGTAAAGCTTACCCGCCTCTGGCGCGGCCCCATGCTACAAAGACCTGACGTTCGTCAGACGCGCCTCGGCCATCGCGTTCCGGTCGGCCGCCTCCGTCTCGCCGCTCCACAGATTCCGGAGAATCCGATCCGCCTGCCGGGAGGTCGAACAACAACTGCTATTTGCCTTCGCGGATCCCGTCCGCAGGCACCGGGGCCTCACGGGTCGGCTGCACGTAGTAGTCGACGCGCTGCTCCACGGGAACCGGCCGGTACAAATCCGCTTCGCCCGCCGCCTGGTACCAGTACGCCGTGCAGGCGTAGAGCAACGGCCAGTTGTTCGGATGATACTTCTCGAACACCGCTTCAAAACGGGTCTGGAACGGGACGTTGTCGGCCAACTGGAACCGGCTGTTCGACAC
Above is a window of Planctomycetota bacterium DNA encoding:
- the lipB gene encoding lipoyl(octanoyl) transferase LipB: MAELTYLDIGREAYEPTLRLQKRLVERVKAAPKERAYLVLVEHFPAVITLGRGTRGAPIVASRDRLRAEGIEVHESSRGGDVTYHGPGQVVGYPILRLDLHGRDVHRYLRDLEEVLIRLLARFGVEGRRSEGLTGVWVGGEKVAAIGVAVTRWVSYHGFALNVSTNLGHFDLIVPCGIRGCGVTSLERLLGRKVSVAEVKAPLVECLVDVFGFDGARAGCVSEESPEKETGARRAAGAEHGA
- the lipA gene encoding lipoyl synthase produces the protein MGPEASAVKRATRFPPWIRKRIPAGDEAARVRRLLTGLGLATVCSGAHCPNLAECYARGTATFLILGESCTRSCRFCAIPMADPGPPREDEPEAVAEAAARLGLRHIVVTSVTRDDLVDGGAGHFARTICAVRARLPQAVIEVLTPDFQGSRAALDAVLDARPDIFNHNVETVPRLYPAIRPEADYRRSLEVLAYVKRQAEARGLKTWTKSGLMVGLGETPDEMRGVLGDLREAGCDIVTIGQYLSPSAAHAPVVRFVEPGEFEAWEAEARAMGFRAAASGPFVRSSYEAERIFRERAAGSPRGLPRAAEPPP
- the tmk gene encoding dTMP kinase, translating into MSETFPGRFIVLDGPEGCGKTTQVQRLVARLREQGRQATAVRDPGSTPVSERIREVLLDRRLPDMDARTELFLYMASRAEMVARIVRPLLEGGLVVVSERFVSSSVAYQGFAGGIEPALIWEMGRVATGGIEPDLTIILDLEIEAGFARIARARDRMESKDRAYHEKVRQGFLAMASERPDRFVVVDASRAPDAVARDIESAVKRVLR
- a CDS encoding DNA polymerase III subunit, with protein sequence MSFDKVKHQKGAVRALRAAVGSDRMPHAFLFAGPRGVGKGLAARELAKVLLCETPRDAGPDGHDSCGACSCCERVERGTHPDVYWFRKEPDRNDFRLALVARREGSPDRVVTESVVLSPMEGPRTVTVLDDAELMNEEAANALLKSLEEPARHAVLILLCADASRLPGTILSRCQWVRFRPLPDAFVAEKVRALLLPEDGAVSDAEVAYASRFAGGSIERALSLVGNGLWDLKRAVVPLLAEMEESAALDIAERIAAWSRERAKDERVTNESREETALRREAARTALAAVASALRDALVLATVGEETPALVNADQTEAIRSLAAWPGEALLRAVGLLADAQRHISRYVHTELATENALIQVSRLRAVRAGA